One genomic region from Rosa rugosa chromosome 1, drRosRugo1.1, whole genome shotgun sequence encodes:
- the LOC133724708 gene encoding probable calcium-binding protein CML36, whose product MKLMKINSLSLSPKRLFRSKKDRSAVSRSDPPSFGSGTASSSSSDPLPSDHKPGPGGMGTPTSVLPEISGDWSDFSADTHLDVAQAFKLIDRDNDGVVSRKELEALLKRLGAEPPSQEEVAMMLSEVDRDGDGCIPLEALLHRFGPACEPAADSELREAFEVFDADHDGKISAEELFSVFTAIGDDRCTLEDCRRMIAEVDKNGDGFVCFQDFALMMELQR is encoded by the coding sequence ATGAAGCTCATGAAAATCAACAGCCTCAGCCTCAGCCCCAAACGCCTCTTCCGCTCCAAGAAGGACCGCTCCGCCGTTTCCCGCTCCGACCCACCGTCCTTTGGCTCCGGAACGGCGTCGTCTTCCTCCTCGGATCCCCTGCCGTCCGACCACAAGCCCGGGCCCGGCGGCATGGGGACTCCCACGAGCGTTCTGCCGGAAATATCCGGGGACTGGTCGGATTTCTCTGCCGACACTCATCTCGACGTGGCCCAGGCGTTTAAGCTGATCGACAGAGACAACGACGGAGTGGTGTCGAGAAAAGAGCTGGAGGCTCTGCTGAAGCGGCTGGGGGCGGAGCCGCCGAGCCAGGAAGAGGTGGCGATGATGTTGAGCGAGGTGGACCGGGACGGCGACGGCTGCATACCCCTGGAGGCCTTGTTGCACCGGTTCGGACCGGCTTGCGAACCGGCGGCCGACTCGGAGCTGCGGGAGGCTTTTGAGGTGTTCGACGCGGATCACGACGGCAAAATATCGGCGGAGGAGCTGTTCAGCGTGTTCACGGCCATAGGGGACGACCGGTGCACGTTAGAGGACTGCCGGCGCATGATAGCCGAGGTCGATAAGAACGGGGATGGGTTCGTCTGCTTTCAGGACTTTGCTCTTATGATGGAGCTGCAGAGATGA